A single Vigna radiata var. radiata cultivar VC1973A chromosome 8, Vradiata_ver6, whole genome shotgun sequence DNA region contains:
- the LOC106769994 gene encoding dentin sialophosphoprotein isoform X1 gives MGNEMGNNNTSAIKEEDNLGEAEKNGFQDDTNETSIAKDVVEKASIVINEPGKDTWQDEGHAEDVKGKAQTITTDEAKDEDSQDKTIGFASNHTTTVLGNDSMKGDTHASDVNMENQTPPTAEAEVVREKGAAALVSEDATTELGKVTLQEDSHDDLMKGNMKMLTSDEDKDVQEEEAEAFQDEVTGLNSNNTESRLKSDLLEEDTWKSGLNMENKIHHPTAEVEDVREKATGMTSHYSRSSLENDLLEGDDPEDDVNANHQKHKTVEENFDQLHLETSLDFDDETSEFDDKTHEDKQEANAENLTANGKDVQEKTIIPASDAALKLTNSFEGSGDEITEVRQPEKSPSDGSVEAKGGKSESLSSFSLKGTEEYEIETCNHHLNNKPSIQQGDEITEVRQPEMSLIDRSVVNEGGNLEILLSSSLEDTQEYVKQEETRVREHILVTDNHDLNSDPSIQQGDEISDVRQPEKSPNDEAVEAKDGNSESFSSFENTEEYEKQEETCLREQLLEAYSHHLNNESSIEQGDEVTEVSQPDTSNDGSVEAEAGNSEILSSSSLESTEQYEKQEESCLREEILLTHNHQLNNEPPIQQADVEESAVLTLSDVNMLNNIEIQESSGHSDNDEPDKFLSEQSFLGTDSLLEDNLLDTNSHSEQIKDDGLAKEMKSHVELCTDMLDTTSDSLNIDTTTNGNSLTKVNCTTEDSHTSPLESSVAVSPIEFDHEENCKVPYGKSILSRSGSMENSHDCNLDQCIKYSLKEYNMVYICDVSIESNGDCNGERSMLLDSNVFGLVTNDQVEESKVIENGVPFDAYVNNSNKALEESGATSEEKHSAVPEAKRVSLIECLTDVNCRHEEGKENKIEETNEKPEVSHVMINTFEGTEMSEQCNCDLVTINQEESIPLQNNSSLLHFYDDHQDNVKQDRSFTATIMANLGWKQTNKTTNSGHTIDNSNSSELTVPSLLDLDNKDAFEKEDKEDPQHAAAELTTSTATMSIVELYSNKSIFENGANETKESIARPSTESNPDNPNTSSQMQKSPSFNLNLRKEARPGESDKIPLLHQNKSANESFSKQNSMNLINSMPHSQYEQCMLHSEEMPVEEKIVTMERSYSGKSKAPFIGLLKEEEEAHLLGMARTQDNHAGTKNTVSSTSPKKDKRKPRSSFFSSCMCCATVP, from the exons ATGGGCAACGAAATGGGTAATAACAACACATCTGCTATCAAAG AGGAAGATAACTTAGGAGAAGCTGAGAAAAATGGTTTCCAAGACGATACTAATGAGACATCTATAGCCAAAGATGTTGTGGAAAAAGCTTCAATTGTTATAAATGAGCCAGGGAAAGATACATGGCAGGATGAAGGTCATGCAGAAGATGTAAAAGGGAAAGCTCAAACAATTACAACAGATGAAGCCAAAGATGAAGACTCTCAAGATAAAACTATAGGCTTTGCTTCTAACCATACAACAACAGTGCTTGGAAATGATTCAATGAAAGGAGATACTCATGCAAGTGATGTAAATATGGAAAATCAAACTCCTCCAACAGCTGAAGCTGAAGTTGTTCGGGAGAAAGGTGCAGCGGCACTGGTTTCCGAAGATGCAACAACTGAACTTGGAAAAGTTACACTGCAAGAAGATAGTCATGATGATCTTATGAAAGGAAACATGAAAATGCTTACATCGGATGAAGACAAAGATGTTCAGGAGGAAGAAGCCGAAGCTTTTCAGGATGAAGTCACAGGGTTAAATTCTAACAATACGGAAAGCAGGCTTAAAAGTGATTTGTTGGAAGAAGATACTTGGAAAAGTGGCTTgaatatggaaaataaaatacatcatcCAACTGCTGAAGTCGAAGATGTTCGAGAGAAGGCTACAGGAATGACTTCCCACTATTCTAGAAGTTCACTTGAAAATGATTTATTGGAAGGAGATGACCCTGAGGATGATGTTAATGCAAATCATCAAAAGCACAAAACAGTTGAAGAGAATTTTGATCAACTACACTTAGAAACAAGCCtggattttgatgatgaaacAAGTGAGTTTGATGATAAAACTCATGAAGATAAACAAGAAGCTAATGCAGAAAACCTTACTGCCAATGGCAAAGATGTTCAGGAAAAAACTATCATCCCAGCTTCCGATGCAGCATTGAAGTTGACAAATTCTTTTGAAGGTTCAG GAGATGAAATAACTGAAGTCAGACAACCTGAAAAGTCTCCAAGCGATGGATCAGTTGAAGCTAAAGGTGGAAAGTCTGAGAGCTTGTCAAGTTTTTCTTTGAAAGGCACTGAAGAATATGAGATAGAAACATGTAATCATCACCTTAATAATAAGCCTTCAATCCAACAAG GGGATGAAATAACTGAAGTCAGACAACCTGAAATGTCTCTAATTGATAGATCAGTTGTAAATGAAGGTGGAAACTTGGAGATCTTATTAAGTTCTTCATTGGAAGACACTCAAGAATATGTGAAGCAAGAAGAGACACGCGTGAGAGAACACATTTTAGTAACAGATAATCATGACCTCAATAGTGATCCTTCAATCCAACAAG gGGATGAAATATCTGATGTCAGACAACCTGAAAAGTCTCCAAATGATGAGGCGGTTGAAGCTAAAGATGGAAACTCTGAGAGTTTTTCATCGTTTGAAAACACTGAAGAATATGAAAAGCAAGAAGAAACCTGCTTGAGAGAACAATTGTTAGAGGCATATAGCCATCACCTTAATAATGAGTCTTCAATTGAACAAG GGGATGAAGTAACCGAAGTCAGTCAACCTGACACTTCAAACGATGGATCAGTTGAAGCTGAAGCTGGAAACTCTGAGATCTTGTCAAGTTCTTCACTAGAAAGCACTGAACAATACGAGAAGCAAGAAGAATCATGCTTGAGAGAAGAAATATTACTAACACATAATCATCAGCTTAATAATGAGCCTCCAATCCAACAAG CAGATGTAGAGGAATCAGCGGTTTTAACATTGAGTGATGTGAACATGTTAAACAATATAGAGATTCAAGAATCAAGTGGACATTCTGACAATGATGAGCCAGACAAATTTCTCTCCGAACAATCATTTCTAGGCACGGACTCACTCCTAGAAGATAATTTGTTGGATACTAATTCTCACTCTGAACAGATTAAGGATGATGGCTTagcaaaagaaatgaaatccCATGTAGAATTATGTACTGACATGTTGGATACTACATCTGATTCCCTAAATATTGACACCACCACCAATGGTAATTCATTGACCAAGGTAAATTGTACTACTGAGGATTCTCACACCTCACCTCTTGAATCTTCCGTTGCGGTTAGTCCAATTGAATTTGACCATGAGGAAAACTGCAAGGTACCATATGGAAAAAGTATATTAAGCAGAAGTGGATCAATGGAGAACTCACATGATTGCAATTTAGATCAATGCATCAAATATTCATTGAAGGAATACAACATGGTGTATATATGTGATGTGTCAATAGAGTCTAATGGGGACTGCAATGGAGAGAGAAGTATGTTACTTGATTCTAATGTCTTCGGGCTTGTCACCAATGATCAAGTTGAAGAATCTAAAGTCATCGAGAATGGAGTACCGTTTGATGCTTATGTTAACAACTCCAACAAGGCTTTAGAGGAAAGTGGTGCTACTTCAGAAGAAAAACATTCTGCGGTTCCTGAAGCCAAAAGGGTTTCTCTTATTGAATGTTTAACTGATGTTAATTGCAGACATGAAGAAGGGAAGGAGAACAAAATTgaagaaacaaatgaaaagcCAGAAGTTTCACATGTCATGATAAATACTTTTGAGGGGACTGAAATGTCAGAACAGTGCAATTGTGATCTGGTAACTATAAATCAGGAAGAATCTATTCCCTTGCAAAATAATTCCTCTTTGTTGCATTTCTATGATGACCATCAGGACAATGTAAAGCAAGACAGAAGTTTTACTGCTACCATCATGGCAAACTTAGGTTGGAAGCAAACAAACAAGACCACAAACTCTGGCCACACCATTGACAACTCTAATTCTTCTGAATTAACAGTTCCATCTCTGCTGGACTTGGATAATAAAGACGCATTtgagaaagaagataaagaagatCCACAACATGCAGCAGCAGAACTAACAACTTCTACAGCTACCATGTCCATTGTTGAACTATATTCAAACAAGTCCATATTTGAAAATGGTGCCAATGAAACAAAGGAAAGTATAGCAAGGCCCAGTACTGAATCAAACCCTGACAATCCAAACACCTCTAGTCAGATGCAAAAATCACCAAGCTTCAATCTCAACCTCAGAAAGGAAGCAAGGCCTGGAGAATCAGATAAGATTCCACTGCTTCATCAGAATAAGTCTGCAAATGAAAGCTTCTCAAAACAGAATAGTATGAATCTGATAAACTCAATGCCTCATTCTCAATATGAGCAGTGCATGTTACACAGTGAAGAAATGCCAGTGGAAGAGAAAATAGTTACTATGGAAAGAAGTTACTCTGGGAAATCTAAAGCTCCATTCATAGGCCTcttaaaagaagaggaagaagctcATCTTCTAGGCATGGCACGGACACAAGACAACCATGCTGGCACAAAGAATACTGTGTCATCTACTTCACCAAAAAAAGATAAGCGAAAGCCTCGATCTTCCTTCTTCAGCAGCTGCATGTGCTGTGCAACTGTACCTTGA
- the LOC106769994 gene encoding dentin sialophosphoprotein isoform X2 — MGNEMGNNNTSAIKEEDNLGEAEKNGFQDDTNETSIAKDVVEKASIVINEPGKDTWQDEGHAEDVKGKAQTITTDEAKDEDSQDKTIGFASNHTTTVLGNDSMKGDTHASDVNMENQTPPTAEAEVVREKGAAALVSEDATTELGKVTLQEDSHDDLMKGNMKMLTSDEDKDVQEEEAEAFQDEVTGLNSNNTESRLKSDLLEEDTWKSGLNMENKIHHPTAEVEDVREKATGMTSHYSRSSLENDLLEGDDPEDDVNANHQKHKTVEENFDQLHLETSLDFDDETSEFDDKTHEDKQEANAENLTANGKDVQEKTIIPASDAALKLTNSFEGSGDEITEVRQPEKSPSDGSVEAKGGKSESLSSFSLKGTEEYEIETCNHHLNNKPSIQQGDEITEVRQPEMSLIDRSVVNEGGNLEILLSSSLEDTQEYVKQEETRVREHILVTDNHDLNSDPSIQQGDEISDVRQPEKSPNDEAVEAKDGNSESFSSFENTEEYEKQEETCLREQLLEAYSHHLNNESSIEQGDEVTEVSQPDTSNDGSVEAEAGNSEILSSSSLESTEQYEKQEESCLREEILLTHNHQLNNEPPIQQDVEESAVLTLSDVNMLNNIEIQESSGHSDNDEPDKFLSEQSFLGTDSLLEDNLLDTNSHSEQIKDDGLAKEMKSHVELCTDMLDTTSDSLNIDTTTNGNSLTKVNCTTEDSHTSPLESSVAVSPIEFDHEENCKVPYGKSILSRSGSMENSHDCNLDQCIKYSLKEYNMVYICDVSIESNGDCNGERSMLLDSNVFGLVTNDQVEESKVIENGVPFDAYVNNSNKALEESGATSEEKHSAVPEAKRVSLIECLTDVNCRHEEGKENKIEETNEKPEVSHVMINTFEGTEMSEQCNCDLVTINQEESIPLQNNSSLLHFYDDHQDNVKQDRSFTATIMANLGWKQTNKTTNSGHTIDNSNSSELTVPSLLDLDNKDAFEKEDKEDPQHAAAELTTSTATMSIVELYSNKSIFENGANETKESIARPSTESNPDNPNTSSQMQKSPSFNLNLRKEARPGESDKIPLLHQNKSANESFSKQNSMNLINSMPHSQYEQCMLHSEEMPVEEKIVTMERSYSGKSKAPFIGLLKEEEEAHLLGMARTQDNHAGTKNTVSSTSPKKDKRKPRSSFFSSCMCCATVP, encoded by the exons ATGGGCAACGAAATGGGTAATAACAACACATCTGCTATCAAAG AGGAAGATAACTTAGGAGAAGCTGAGAAAAATGGTTTCCAAGACGATACTAATGAGACATCTATAGCCAAAGATGTTGTGGAAAAAGCTTCAATTGTTATAAATGAGCCAGGGAAAGATACATGGCAGGATGAAGGTCATGCAGAAGATGTAAAAGGGAAAGCTCAAACAATTACAACAGATGAAGCCAAAGATGAAGACTCTCAAGATAAAACTATAGGCTTTGCTTCTAACCATACAACAACAGTGCTTGGAAATGATTCAATGAAAGGAGATACTCATGCAAGTGATGTAAATATGGAAAATCAAACTCCTCCAACAGCTGAAGCTGAAGTTGTTCGGGAGAAAGGTGCAGCGGCACTGGTTTCCGAAGATGCAACAACTGAACTTGGAAAAGTTACACTGCAAGAAGATAGTCATGATGATCTTATGAAAGGAAACATGAAAATGCTTACATCGGATGAAGACAAAGATGTTCAGGAGGAAGAAGCCGAAGCTTTTCAGGATGAAGTCACAGGGTTAAATTCTAACAATACGGAAAGCAGGCTTAAAAGTGATTTGTTGGAAGAAGATACTTGGAAAAGTGGCTTgaatatggaaaataaaatacatcatcCAACTGCTGAAGTCGAAGATGTTCGAGAGAAGGCTACAGGAATGACTTCCCACTATTCTAGAAGTTCACTTGAAAATGATTTATTGGAAGGAGATGACCCTGAGGATGATGTTAATGCAAATCATCAAAAGCACAAAACAGTTGAAGAGAATTTTGATCAACTACACTTAGAAACAAGCCtggattttgatgatgaaacAAGTGAGTTTGATGATAAAACTCATGAAGATAAACAAGAAGCTAATGCAGAAAACCTTACTGCCAATGGCAAAGATGTTCAGGAAAAAACTATCATCCCAGCTTCCGATGCAGCATTGAAGTTGACAAATTCTTTTGAAGGTTCAG GAGATGAAATAACTGAAGTCAGACAACCTGAAAAGTCTCCAAGCGATGGATCAGTTGAAGCTAAAGGTGGAAAGTCTGAGAGCTTGTCAAGTTTTTCTTTGAAAGGCACTGAAGAATATGAGATAGAAACATGTAATCATCACCTTAATAATAAGCCTTCAATCCAACAAG GGGATGAAATAACTGAAGTCAGACAACCTGAAATGTCTCTAATTGATAGATCAGTTGTAAATGAAGGTGGAAACTTGGAGATCTTATTAAGTTCTTCATTGGAAGACACTCAAGAATATGTGAAGCAAGAAGAGACACGCGTGAGAGAACACATTTTAGTAACAGATAATCATGACCTCAATAGTGATCCTTCAATCCAACAAG gGGATGAAATATCTGATGTCAGACAACCTGAAAAGTCTCCAAATGATGAGGCGGTTGAAGCTAAAGATGGAAACTCTGAGAGTTTTTCATCGTTTGAAAACACTGAAGAATATGAAAAGCAAGAAGAAACCTGCTTGAGAGAACAATTGTTAGAGGCATATAGCCATCACCTTAATAATGAGTCTTCAATTGAACAAG GGGATGAAGTAACCGAAGTCAGTCAACCTGACACTTCAAACGATGGATCAGTTGAAGCTGAAGCTGGAAACTCTGAGATCTTGTCAAGTTCTTCACTAGAAAGCACTGAACAATACGAGAAGCAAGAAGAATCATGCTTGAGAGAAGAAATATTACTAACACATAATCATCAGCTTAATAATGAGCCTCCAATCCAACAAG ATGTAGAGGAATCAGCGGTTTTAACATTGAGTGATGTGAACATGTTAAACAATATAGAGATTCAAGAATCAAGTGGACATTCTGACAATGATGAGCCAGACAAATTTCTCTCCGAACAATCATTTCTAGGCACGGACTCACTCCTAGAAGATAATTTGTTGGATACTAATTCTCACTCTGAACAGATTAAGGATGATGGCTTagcaaaagaaatgaaatccCATGTAGAATTATGTACTGACATGTTGGATACTACATCTGATTCCCTAAATATTGACACCACCACCAATGGTAATTCATTGACCAAGGTAAATTGTACTACTGAGGATTCTCACACCTCACCTCTTGAATCTTCCGTTGCGGTTAGTCCAATTGAATTTGACCATGAGGAAAACTGCAAGGTACCATATGGAAAAAGTATATTAAGCAGAAGTGGATCAATGGAGAACTCACATGATTGCAATTTAGATCAATGCATCAAATATTCATTGAAGGAATACAACATGGTGTATATATGTGATGTGTCAATAGAGTCTAATGGGGACTGCAATGGAGAGAGAAGTATGTTACTTGATTCTAATGTCTTCGGGCTTGTCACCAATGATCAAGTTGAAGAATCTAAAGTCATCGAGAATGGAGTACCGTTTGATGCTTATGTTAACAACTCCAACAAGGCTTTAGAGGAAAGTGGTGCTACTTCAGAAGAAAAACATTCTGCGGTTCCTGAAGCCAAAAGGGTTTCTCTTATTGAATGTTTAACTGATGTTAATTGCAGACATGAAGAAGGGAAGGAGAACAAAATTgaagaaacaaatgaaaagcCAGAAGTTTCACATGTCATGATAAATACTTTTGAGGGGACTGAAATGTCAGAACAGTGCAATTGTGATCTGGTAACTATAAATCAGGAAGAATCTATTCCCTTGCAAAATAATTCCTCTTTGTTGCATTTCTATGATGACCATCAGGACAATGTAAAGCAAGACAGAAGTTTTACTGCTACCATCATGGCAAACTTAGGTTGGAAGCAAACAAACAAGACCACAAACTCTGGCCACACCATTGACAACTCTAATTCTTCTGAATTAACAGTTCCATCTCTGCTGGACTTGGATAATAAAGACGCATTtgagaaagaagataaagaagatCCACAACATGCAGCAGCAGAACTAACAACTTCTACAGCTACCATGTCCATTGTTGAACTATATTCAAACAAGTCCATATTTGAAAATGGTGCCAATGAAACAAAGGAAAGTATAGCAAGGCCCAGTACTGAATCAAACCCTGACAATCCAAACACCTCTAGTCAGATGCAAAAATCACCAAGCTTCAATCTCAACCTCAGAAAGGAAGCAAGGCCTGGAGAATCAGATAAGATTCCACTGCTTCATCAGAATAAGTCTGCAAATGAAAGCTTCTCAAAACAGAATAGTATGAATCTGATAAACTCAATGCCTCATTCTCAATATGAGCAGTGCATGTTACACAGTGAAGAAATGCCAGTGGAAGAGAAAATAGTTACTATGGAAAGAAGTTACTCTGGGAAATCTAAAGCTCCATTCATAGGCCTcttaaaagaagaggaagaagctcATCTTCTAGGCATGGCACGGACACAAGACAACCATGCTGGCACAAAGAATACTGTGTCATCTACTTCACCAAAAAAAGATAAGCGAAAGCCTCGATCTTCCTTCTTCAGCAGCTGCATGTGCTGTGCAACTGTACCTTGA